Genomic segment of Cottoperca gobio chromosome 6, fCotGob3.1, whole genome shotgun sequence:
CTGTTGACACGTGTGCAGTGCATTATGGGATACTGAGGTCCAAATAGTTCAGGCTGGTGGAATCATAAATGGGCGTCTTCtcattcctcttctctcctgcagGCCAAAGTGTTTGAGCGGGACGACGTCGCGCTGCCCCGTGTCGCTTCTTTCTTCCACCAGGAGGCGCTGAAGCATGAGGAGGAGGCCGAGGCCATGCTGGGCTACCTGGCTGAGAGAGGCGGCAACTACTGCGGCAAAGACATCCAGGTAAACACGACTACTTCAGCCGCAGGTGGAGGAAGTGTCACTGCAGTAAACGTACCAACTGCAGTAAACGTACCGACAGCACTCTGTGAAAACACtgataatgaaatataataattgGTTGTGTCTCATTAAATTAGTCGTACACACAGGACCGACTTCTAAACGTCGCTGTTTGTAAGCCCCATAAATAATGTGGGGTTGTAATCCACTAGcattgctaacattagctaacaaaGCTTGTTATGCATCAGAGGTTCATGCAGAATTATGcagaattacattacattacattacattacagcagatgctcttatccagagcaacttacattgaactaagtgcTCAgtggtacaatggtggcagcctggtattgaactcccgaccttctagtgttttgttttggaaggcgtaccactagccctttttattgactttactTGTGTTATTGGAGTTTGCATCATTTCAAtactttataaactgtaaacAATGCTTCAAATCATTTAGGATTTAAGGTTTTGTGTGTAACAGTCATAAAGGTAAAaggtaatattataataataatagtaaaagtaCAAGTGAGGATACGTTTGTGAGGATTGTGCAGTCATTGAGTAAACTGTGTTActgtcagaggtcagaggtcaaaggtcatggtCGAGGCGCTTCAGCAGTGCGGGgggcggggggagggggggggtggtgcATGTATGACTTGATTTGTGGATCCATTTTGAAACAAAATGTATGATCTGAACTTTATCTGTGAGACAGAGAAGCTGCAGTCTGTAACAGCGATCTCGTTTTACTCTCAAAACGTCCCATCAGCAGGATTTATTTCTCCTCCTGCGCCGTCCTTCATGTTGTCAGAGCaggtgtctctgtctctgtgttttctcttccaaCTGGCAGTGATCTCATCTTCATTGCGGCCGGGCGTCAGTGATAGGACGGGCGGGGTGAAGATACCAAgagggcggaggaggagggagggaaggggaggggTAAACCCCCGGAGAGCTGGCCCCCCGACTCTGGCCCAAAGCCGGTCAGGGTGTACATTTCCCCCCCTGAGTTCCGGAAAATTGGCGAGATTAATGCTGCGGCAGAGGGACGGCGGTGCTGATGGCGTTTCCAGATGGCCGAGCGGCAGTGGCGTTGGCGCGTCGCAGCGTGGCCCCCGACCGCCGGCCCGGGTTTATGAGTCGTGTAAAATCGTTTGAGGGCCGAGGCCCCGGGCCAGTCAGCAGCAGTTTGGGACACCTTGTTATCCGTCTCTCAGTGTGGCGTGGACCTCGACCAGACGCCTCGCCGTCCTTTAATAGCGCGCCGCTTCGATTCAGTTTAGCTCCATTTTATTCCGTCATGTTTTGGGCCTGAATCTGATGTTCCATCTTGTTTATGTAGAAGCCAAAGATCTTTAGTTGCACAGCTGAGAGCTACTGATCCTCCGCCGGTCAACTCAGGTCAGTGGATCCAGAAACATGCAGGAGACTGAGAATCAAGTGGAACTGTGAGTGTTAATGTGAAGAATAATAAAGCAGAAGGGGAAGATTGTTTCTCACATCTTGAGAATAAAGATGAAATGTCAAACTTTCAGTGTGCAGGGACGAGAAAAACAAGTTCATTTTGAGAAGAGAGTCAAAATATCGAGAACAAATTTGACATTTCAGGATTAAAGTGAATTTTTTTAGACATTTCGACTTCattcttgaaatgcaaaataaaaacgtATTAAATGTTCCCCCTCCCGCCTGGCTGTCACTCTTCAGAAGAGCTGTGTAGAACATTTTGTTCTGCACAGATTATGATGAAGAGAGAAACTTTCAGTGGAGCAAAAGGTTTGCTGAGCGTCTCATGAGGAAGATCAGGAAAGATGATCTCAGGTTGGTTTTAATTGTCAACATGATCGCTGTTCCTGAAACGTGCGTGTCCGTGTGCAGCACAAAGAAGAACCCGTTAAACTGTCTTTGCTGTAGTTTATCGCTCAGACATTAATCTTTGATTTCCAGAAGCCGAGCTGCGAGGCCGTCTGCGCGGTGCTGCCGGCTCtggacctgctgctgctgcagctgcaggaggaggtcgGCGTCCTGGTGGAGCTGAGCCAGCTCGCCCGCAGCCACGGGGACCCGCACACCGCCAGCGTCGTGAAGAGCCACTTTCTGACGCCGCGGGTCGACCGCCTCAAAGTGCTGGGAGACCTGCTCACCTGCGCCCGCCGGGTGGGCTGCACCAACGGGCCCACGGGGGGGCTCGGGGAGTTCCTCCTGaacgagctgcaggaggaactcACCAGATGATCCGTCCGTCAAACAAAGTCTCCATTTAgaagttcttcttctgtgtttgaaAACGTAATTTCTCCAAAGACAATTAGCTTGTTAGCCATTAGGTTGTTAGCCATTAGCTTGTTAGCCATCTTCCCCAGAGTGCAGACAGATATTAGTGTCATCTCATTGCCCCCAGTAAAgtgtagcctagcttagcacaacgactggaagcaggggaacCTCATGTCATGTGTGTTTGTCGTGTGTTTGTGCTTCGTCATCACTTTTACTGTTAGTTTTGTTGGAGAAACACTTTGATAAATAAGAAAACTAGAAAAACATCGTCCAGGCTGTgtttagcgtagcttagcacaaactGCTAGCTTGgatcttttaaaagaaaaacaaactccaGAGTTGTCTGGTCTACATGTTGCATCTTTataacacagaacacacatttgataatctgaatttaatttaatttatacacCCGTTCAATAAACTGGACCGGCATCAAGTGCCAATCGCCAACGCCGTGCCCGCTTCTGTGCGGTCCAAACAGGAAAATGTAAGACATTCAATTATGCTGCGAAAACTAAGTGCGAAAATTCTGATTTTTTAAAAAAGATTTCGAAAGTTCGCAAATGAATTAAAGCAAAATGCAACAAAGTGCAACGTAAACAGATTTAGTGACTTCAACAGAAATGAACATGAACCAGTTTCTCAGATTGTTTTCTATTGTTAGAAACTTGCTGTTTATCTCCAACTCCTGACTATCGTATTGCAGATTTGCTCCAACATGGCGGCTGGAGTGGGAGGCCGCTGCAGAACAGTCGTACGGCATCAGACCGTCGACTCTAAAGAACCTCTAAGTTAACTATGAACACAAGATGTGTCGGAGACTGAAGGTGCAAGAAATAAATgcttaaaaactaaattgtagcgccccggtagctcacccggcaGCGGCAGCTCACCCGGCAGCTCACCCGGCAGCTCACCCGGCAGCTCACCCGGCAGCTCACCCGGCAGCTCACCCGGCAGCTCACAGGCGGCCCatgtacaaaggctgagtcctgcCACAGCGGCCCGTGGTTCGAGTCTGACCCGTGgacatttgctgtatgtcgtcccccttctctctctcccatatTTTTGAAGATTTATTTGAGGAATTTAAACTTGTTTCAGTTATTTcatgaacaataataatattttaatgttcaGTAAGCAGCTGTATAGAACTctagacatttatttttttagtcgACTAAATAATTTGCAAAATTGTAAACTGACACTTTCTAAGTATTTCTAAGTATTTCTAAGTATTTATACACAGTATTTGTTTTCCTACGGTTGTACTGCGTCTTCTGTGCACATAGAAATGTCACTTTAGTTcctatcatttattcaccatgtattcagtgtttttatcatttattcactatgtattcagtgtttttatcatttattcaccatgtattcagtgtttttatcatttattcaccatgtattcagtgtttttatcatttattcaccatgtattcagtgtttttatcatttattcaccatgtattcagtgtttttatcatttattcaccatgtattcagtgtttttatcatttattcaccatgtattcagtgtttttatcatttattcaccatgtattcagtgtttttatcatttattcatcatgtattcagtgtttttatcatttattcatcatgtattcagtgtttttatcatttattcaccatgtattcagtgtttttatcatttattcaccatgtattcagtgtttttatcatttattcatcatgtattcagtgtttttatcatttattcaccatgtattcagtgtttttatcatttattcatcatgtattcagtgtttttatcatttattcaccatgtattcagtgtttttatcatttattcaccatgtattcagtgtttttatcatttattcaccatgtattcagtgtttttatcatttattcatcatgtattcagtgtttttatcatttattcactatgtattcagtgtttttatcatttattcactatgtattcagtgtttttatcatttattcactatgtattcagtgtttttatcatttattcaccatgtattcagtgtttttatcatttattcaccatgtattcagtgtttttatcatttattcaccatgtattcagtgtttttatcatttattcatcatgtattcagtgtttttatcatttattcatcatgtattcagtgtttttatcatttattcaccatgtattcagtgtttttatcatttattcaccatgtattcagtgtttttatcatttattcaccatgtattcagtgtttttaatcatttattcactatgtattcagtgtttttatcatttattcaccatgtattcagtgtttttatcatttattcaccatgtattcagtgtttttatcatttattcaccatgtattcagtgtttttatcatttattcaccatgtattcagtgtttttatcatttattcatcatgtattcagtgtttttatcatttattcaccatgtattcagtgtttttatcatttattcatcatgtattcagtgtttttatcatttattcaccatgtattcagtgtttttatcatttattcatcatgtattcagtgtttttatcatttattcatcatgtattcagtgtttttatcatttattcaccatgtattcagtgtttttatcatttattcaccatgtattcatgtttttatcatttattcatcatgtattcagtgtttttatcatttattcatcatgtattcagtgtttttatcatttattcaccatgtattcagtgtttttatcatttattcatcatgtattcagtgttttatcatttattcatcatgtattcagtgtttttatcatttattcaccatgtattcagtgtttttatcatttattcaccatgtattcagtgtttttatcatttattcaccatgtattcagtgttttatcatttattcaccatgtattcagtgtttttatcatttattcaccatgtattcagtgtttttatcatttattcaccatgtattcagtgtttttatcatttattcatcatgtattcagtgtttttatcatttattcaccatgtattcagtgtttttatcatttattcatcatgtattcagtgtttttatcatttattcaccatgtattcagtgtttttatcatttattcaccatgtattcagtgtttttatcatttattcaccatgtattcagtgtttttatcatttattcaccatgtattcagtgtttttaatcatttattcactatgtattcagtgtttttatcatttattcaccatgtattcagtgtttttatcatttattcaccatgtattcagtgtttttatcatttattcatcatgtattcagtgtttttatcatttattcaccatgtattcagtgtttttatcatttattcatcatgtattcagtgtttttatcatttattcaccatgtattcagtgtttttatcatttattcaccatgtattcagtgttttatcatttattcaccatgtattcagtgtgttaTCACATATTCCTGTTTTGTTCAGAGTGTGAAGGAGACGCCATGATGGGAAACTCTCTGTTTGTTGTGCTCTttgtaataaagaaagaaaagtcacaaagatgtaaaacatttgttatttattgttagaATGTGAAGTTGGTCTTCACAGCTCTGCATGTTACATCCTGAGCAAGTCTGAAAGTTGTCCAGATAAAGGTTTCAATGTTTTGAGAGTAAAGTTAGAACACCAGGTGATTTAAAGGGTCATATAAATGTACAGGTAAATAAACATCATATCGCAGCATCATTTCAGACTTTGACTTCTAgacttctttccttttgtttgagTGTTTAATAAACCTTTATTAGCAGCTAACAACATTAACAAGGGAGACTCTAGATGTCCCCTGGAAATGTTAAGACATTAAGACaattcctttttaaatatgcaaatgaggaattATGTAAAACTAACTTTGGGGGATTTAGGAGAACtcgacagacacaaacacacaaagttctTAAGAAAAACTCCTGAATGTGgattttgatgttttctttccacgtGTTCTGGAAGATAAATATCCCAAAATCTCAAACTGGAGCGTGACTGTCTTCCTGTAGTGTCGAAATCTGTGATTTAAAGGGTCATTCTGCAGTTTCTGCtcatataataatttatttacagctgaatgtacatttacagCATAAGTTCAGACTTTAACTTGTAGATGAAACGTTccttgtgtttgagtgtgttgaACTTGTGTTTAGAAGCACAACACTGGCTTTAATGAAGCTTTATTAGCAGCTACAAACACTAACAACTTGTGTTGCGTTGTTGTCGGGGGTTAGGGTCCCGTATTAAAAGACCTGTCAATCATTTGTGGAGTGATAGTGATAATCCTTTGAGTAGAGGGTTCGAATATTTTCTCAAACACTTAAAGCATCCACACAGTCCAGCTTCTAACCATCTGTCACGTTTGACTGGCAGAGGTGTGGGTGGTGCGTTCAGGGGGTGAGACGCTGCAGCGCCCCCCGGCGGCAGCCTCGGTGCACTGCAGGGCCTCAAACTGCTGCACATTAAAACCAATAATCTGCATTTGAATGTTTCAGCTGAGAGGTGAGTGAACCTCGCGTGCAAAATAAACTC
This window contains:
- the LOC115009900 gene encoding ferritin light chain-like; its protein translation is MAEPAEKRLKSSLPTCRAHRSSAGSRAGHNLQAAVEEALCGVSSLLWDGAYRLQALAKVFERDDVALPRVASFFHQEALKHEEEAEAMLGYLAERGGNYCGKDIQKPSCEAVCAVLPALDLLLLQLQEEVGVLVELSQLARSHGDPHTASVVKSHFLTPRVDRLKVLGDLLTCARRVGCTNGPTGGLGEFLLNELQEELTR